Below is a genomic region from Erigeron canadensis isolate Cc75 chromosome 7, C_canadensis_v1, whole genome shotgun sequence.
TTCTTATTTATCTCAAATACTTAATTCTCTAAACAGCCAAAATTCAtacttataaattttaaaaccttTCAAAACTTTAGTAAAAAATTCATCCGACTTAGAACCATTCAAAGCTCCATTAaaggtgaaaaagaaaaaaaaaaattactcctTCTTATTAATAgaataaaatctttatatttacttattcaaTATAATACTTTTGATGTTTATGTAGATAACTAATTGAAGTTCTAGCTTTTCCATCATTCACAGCAAGGTAATAACTTTTACAAcgctttttattatttatacttacttattatatcatatatatttacgCCATCAATTTTTAGCCTTACATCACTAAACATTCTTTAagtttattaatatatgtttagttacaGTTTTAGAAATACTgtaaatttttagaatcacatGAAATTCGGAACTTGTATAAATAGCGGATGACGttaaatagccttgtgatttagGATCTCAAACTcaaattttgaagtcttcatgttaataatttattgTAAGTAATATAAGGAataagagttgaagaattgaagaaggagaagagacaattttattaataagacAACGATCAATTAAATTAGattaaaatatgttttgtatttatatgatagtagttagagtttaattctaattccaattgaatctatatacaactaATAAAGCTATATTACGTCCTCTTAAAGTATGTTTGTTAGTGTATGAACTAAAAATTTGTCGTGTACACGTTATTACTCATGCTTATTGCTTTAAATTTGTCCTGTACACCAAAAAATATGATAGTAGTTAAAGAACTAAGTTACCTGCTTATTGctttacaaaaattaaatttactTTAGAAGCtgtaataaaaacttaaaattgattatTCAATCTTGGGATCCTTGTAGTATACTCCAGAACCAATTGAAAGAATTACAATTCTTATCCTTTTTATAATCTTTTAGATggatattattgttattttattatttaaatcttttaatttagaaatcatcttatatatagtttaaataATATGGTAAGGATAATATTGGTGAAACCAAAACGATATCTGACGTTTAATTATACTATTTTAAATATActtcataatttattttaatatatatatataataataataacaatcgATTAATATAATGATAAGTAGATAAGTTTGATTATATTTGGTAtctaacaaacaaaatatttatattaataattatttatgttattaaaaaattatgattgattaatttaattttaaaatcatGATTGATTAACTAATATGAAAATTATCTAATTAATCTTATATTAAATTTGGAGTTTTGTTATATTCTTTTGATATTTCAGATGGATCGACAATGGATGTACCAAAAAGATGTTAATTTTGGGGAATTTTTACAAGGCGTCTGAAGTTTTCTTTTAGCTGCCGAAGCTCATCGAGTAGCTAATGGAGCGAAAGACATTTTTTGTCCTTGTTCCAAATGTAAAAACTTTGTGCGACATAAGAATATCAACGACATTGAGTTTCATTTGTTGGATAATGGGTTTGTTCGTAAGTATAATATTTGGTCTGAGCATGGGGAATCACTCGCTGTAGGTAGTAGCACATCAATGTCCGAATCTTTTGCCAATGAAAACAATGATTCAAACATGAATTGTAACCCTCAAAACTTAAAAAGGATTCTTATCAAGAAAAATTACAAGAGTTGTTTGTTGAGGCAAAAAATGATTTGTATGATGGTTCTAAGTACTCAAAACTTTCCGCTGTTTTGGAGTTATTTAACTTAAAAGCAAGCAATGGTTGGAGTGACAAAAGCTTTACAagccttttaaaatttttgaaaaaaattcttCCCGAGGCTAATACGTTACCCATTTCTATATATGAAGCGAAAAAACTAATTTGTCCAATGGGATTAGGGTATCAAAGAATAGTTGCATGACCCAATGATTGCATGTTGTATAGAAATGAGTATGAAGATCTACATGCATGTGTTACTTGTGGTACATCAAGATATAAAAAGGAGCCTGATGAACCTTTTGATGATGTGAAAAAGAATGGACCCCCTGCTAAAGTACTATGGTACTTTCCTATCATACCAAGACTTCAACAATTATTTGCGAGCAAGTAAGAAGCAAGGTTAATGCGTTGGCATTTTGATGAACGTAAGAAAGATGGAAAAATAAGACATGTCACAGACTCGCCTCAATGGAGAAATATTAACAATAAGTTTCCAGATTTTGGTAATGAGATCAGAAATATCCGATTTGGACTTATTTCGGATGGAATTAACCCATTTGGAAACATGAGTAGCCGTCACAGCACTTGTCCGGTTCTTTTGTGCATCTACAATCTCCCACCGTGGTTATGCATGAAACGTAAATACATCATGATGTCGTTGTTAATTTCTGGTCCGAAACAACCTGGTAATAACATCGACATTAATTTCGCTCCTTTGATTGATGACATGAAAGATTTGTGGGGTCCGGGTATAGAAGTGTACGATGCATATAAGAATGAGAATTTTCGGTTGCGATCCATGATTTATTGCACGATAAATGATTTCCCAGCCTACGGTAATTTGTCAGGGTACAACACGAAGGGTAATTATGCATGTCCTGTTTGTGAAGATGAGACACATTCAAGGCGGTTAGAAAATTGCAAAAAAACCGTGTTCATGGGATATCGAAGATCACTTCCCATGGATCATCCGTATCGTAATATGTCTTTGGAGTTTGACGGGGAAACTGAGATGGGAACCGTAAGGAAAAGACTTGATGGAGATTATGTACTTGCCCGGGTTAGCAATATAAACAATGTGTTTGGAAAAACAACTCCTCTTATTCAAGGAATGTGGAAAAAaaggtcaatttttttttatttaccttATTGGAAGGATTTAGAAGTTAGACATTGCCTTGATGTAATGTATATCGAAAAAAATGTATGCGAGAGCTTGATAGAGTTACTGCTGAACATTCCCGGGAAAACTAAAGATGGGGTTAACGCTTGAAAAGACATGGTTTCATGGGGGATCCGCTTAGAGCTTGCCCCAGTTGAGAAGGACAGGAGGCGCACATATCTACCACCAGCATGTTATACAATGTCGAAAGATGAAAGAACACAATCCTGTAAATGTTTGCGTGATATTAAGGTTCCATCTAGTAATTCAGCGAACATTAAGAGTTTGGTGTCAATGAAAGACTGTAAGTTGCAGGGAATGAAATCACATGATTGTCATGTTTTAATGACACATATGATTCCAATCGCACTTCGTGGGTTGTTGCCAGAGCATATCCGACATACAATCACACAACTTTGCTCATTTTTTAACACGATCCACTCGAAAGTGCTTGATCCTGAATTCTTGGATTCATTGCAAAGCGATATTATTCTGACCCTCTGCCAACTAGAGATGTATTTCCCACCGTCCTACTTTGATGTAATGGTTCATCTAGTATCTCATATTGTAGGAGAAATTAAGGCTTGTGGTCCTGTATATCTACGTTACATGTACCCTTTTGAAAGGTATATGGGTGTCTTAAAAGGGTATGTAAGGAATAGATCTCGACCCGAGGGCAGTATTGTTGAGGGATATGTTGCTGAGGAGGCCACTGAATTTTGTACAGGCTATTTGGATGGTATCAAAAGTATTGGCGTTTCTCAATCTCGTCACTCAGGCAGACTTAGTGGGGTTGGTACAATTGGATCAAAATCTTTCAACCCGGACTATAAACTTTTTGAGCTTGCACATTTTGCAGTCCTCCAACATATGACATGTATTTCTCCATACATTGAGGAGCACATGGCTACATTACGCGTCGAGAACATTGGTAGGGCTGATCTATGGTATGCAAGGAAACATAATGAACAGTTTGTTACTTGGTTGAAAAACAAGGTAACGACAAATTTTGGTCAACCAAATATTGATGAAACGGTGCAAAAGTTGGGGGAGGGCCCAAATTCTAAAGTCATAACATATCAAGGATACGACATCAACGGTTATACATTTTACACCAAACAACAAGATGAAAAGAGTACGGTGCAAAATAGTGGAGTTACATTAATAGCCTCTACGGTTGAATACCAAAGGATGAACCATG
It encodes:
- the LOC122608988 gene encoding uncharacterized protein LOC122608988 translates to MVSWGIRLELAPVEKDRRRTYLPPACYTMSKDERTQSCKCLRDIKVPSSNSANIKSLVSMKDCKLQGMKSHDCHVLMTHMIPIALRGLLPEHIRHTITQLCSFFNTIHSKVLDPEFLDSLQSDIILTLCQLEMYFPPSYFDVMVHLVSHIVGEIKACGPVYLRYMYPFERYMGVLKGYVRNRSRPEGSIVEGYVAEEATEFCTGYLDGIKSIGVSQSRHSGRLSGVGTIGSKSFNPDYKLFELAHFAVLQHMTCISPYIEEHMATLRVENIGRADLWYARKHNEQFVTWLKNKVTTNFGQPNIDETVQKLGEGPNSKVITYQGYDINGYTFYTKQQDEKSTVQNSGVTLIASTVEYQRMNHETRATIAKNAYCGVIQEIWELNYGLFTIPLFKCKWVNNSSGVKVDKYGFTLVDLETNGYASEPFILANQAKQVFFIQDQSKPRWHIVMHGKRRILGVDDVVDEKEYDQFDELPPFSIGTTSPINGDTTYLRSDHNEGLWVDTTHVT